Part of the Oscillibacter hominis genome is shown below.
GCCTGCATTTGATGTGACGCGGCTGGCAACGCTCACCTGCCAGCTATGTCCTTTCGGGCACCTCCACCAGACCTTCCGGTGTGCTCCCGGCATGACCTGCGTCGGCAGCAACGGGGAATTCTTTTCTGTGTCCCAGTCCGAAAGCAGATCAGGGAATTTTGCCGCCAGAGAGTTTTCCTCCGGCAGAACGATGCGGCCAGCGCAGATGGGACAGCCCGTCCCTTGCGTGCGGCTTTTAACTGCAGAGCGGTAAGAATGCCCTTTAGCGCATCGCCACCATACAAGCCTTCGGCTGCCAACCGTCAGCTCAGAGAATTGCAGCGGGCCATTCTTCTCTGCATCCCATTCCGGCTCAAGCTCTGGATAGCACATTCGCAGGGCCCTCTTTGGCTCTGCCAAACGCCCTGAGCAGTATGGATATCCGCTGCCGGCGGAGCGAGAATAGATCTTTGCCTGCCAGTGATGCCCGCTGGCGCAGTACCACCATACCTTTTGATGGCTTCCGTAGGTCACATCCTTCGGCGTGAGCGGCGCATTGCGTTCACCGTCCCATTGTGCCAGCAGGTGAGTTTGTTCATGCCCGGTGCAGAAATCGTACAGAGACGGACGCATTACCGCTCACCTCCCGCAGAATAGTTGGCCGCCTGCAACACAGGCGGAAGGGTCTTTTTTAGCTGATCGTGTATCCGGCACAGTGGCTAAAAAAGTACGTTTTTTTAGTCGGATTTAAGCCGTTGGCCTATTGCTATTCTGTTGGGGGAGTGCTATGGTAGATGTATAAGATTTTGTGTATATCGCTGTGGTCGGCAACCTGTACTTTTTTATCCAAGCATCTCCGTCCGCTCTTTCTTAACAATTTCTTTACATCCGTCATCCTGCGCCCAGAGCAAAAAGCTCCGGTGGGTGACGCCCAGCAGTCTTCCTGCCGCACGTGCAGACAGCTCGCCGCGCTCCCAACGCGCTTTGACTTCGCCGAACCCTTCTGGCAGCGCCTTGCGGGGTCTGCCGAATTTCACGCCGCGCGCCTTCGCTGCGGCGATCCCTTCCGCCTGCCGCTGGTGAATGAACTCGCGCTCTGTCTGCGCCACATAGGATAGCAGCTGCAGCACGATGTCCGCGATCAACGTTCCGGTGAGGTCGCGATTCCGCCGCGTGTCAAGCAGAGGCATATCCAGCACAACGATTGCCGCACTCTTTTCCTTTGTGATGATGCGCCATTGCTCCAAAATTTCTTCATAGTTTCTGCCAAGACGGTCGATGCTCTTGATCACAAGCGTATCGCCGTCTTTCAGTTTGCGCAGCAGCCGCTGGTAGCTGCGGCGGTCAAAATCCTTG
Proteins encoded:
- a CDS encoding zinc-ribbon domain-containing protein — encoded protein: MRPSLYDFCTGHEQTHLLAQWDGERNAPLTPKDVTYGSHQKVWWYCASGHHWQAKIYSRSAGSGYPYCSGRLAEPKRALRMCYPELEPEWDAEKNGPLQFSELTVGSRRLVWWRCAKGHSYRSAVKSRTQGTGCPICAGRIVLPEENSLAAKFPDLLSDWDTEKNSPLLPTQVMPGAHRKVWWRCPKGHSWQVSVASRVTSNAGCPFCAGQKVLSGFNDLASLHPRLAVQWDRKKNGALTPEAVSAYSNRRVWWLCDKGHSFCAVIAHRVNKGSDCPYCTNRKVLPGFNDLETKEPVIASQWHPTLNGSFTPQQVTPGSSRKAWWLCENGHAWKSVISSRTGKQRCGCPVCAGRPLSQCTAILAGQPEKPTH
- a CDS encoding recombinase family protein, with protein sequence MEYGYARVSTKEQNELRQLIALREFGLTDRAIFVDKQSGKDFDRRSYQRLLRKLKDGDTLVIKSIDRLGRNYEEILEQWRIITKEKSAAIVVLDMPLLDTRRNRDLTGTLIADIVLQLLSYVAQTEREFIHQRQAEGIAAAKARGVKFGRPRKALPEGFGEVKARWERGELSARAAGRLLGVTHRSFLLWAQDDGCKEIVKKERTEMLG